The genomic interval TAATTCGTATAGAAAATTTGAACATATTGCATTGGGAAATACAATATTATATAAACAACAGGTAATAATAAACCAACCAGTGAATTATAATTTACTATCTCATCTGGATTATTGATAAACGAAACAAGTAAATAAGCAATCAATCCTATGGTAAATAGCATTCTTATTTCACTGCTGTCCAAGATAATTTCATAGACAAAACTCAAATTGCATACAACTGACATCTGGAGCGTGAACAGAAACTGGCGGCGACGACCCGGCAAACCAAAGGTTCAAATCAATACGTTGGAATAATGAAACAGAGATTTCCGAAATAAAATGTGTGAAGCATTTCGTTATACTGCCTGTCGATTTTTTGAGCATTATATACAAAAGGTAAACGATCATAGCAATCCAAATCTGCGTTTTTACCGCATTCTCAGAGGTTCCATAAAAACGTTTTATTTTCAGGTTTTGCTTAATAGTTTTGAAAAAGAGTTCTATGTGCCAACGCTTTCGGTATATTTCAGCAACCTTTTCCGCGCTGCAGCTTATCATGTTCGTAAGTAAAATAATTGCGCTTCCAGTCTCATTATCAACGGTCCGAATACGCCTGAGTTCATTTGGGCATTTGCTTTTTGCAACCTGGCCGGTAAACTGAATGATATGGTCGCTCGATATCTTTGTGGTATGCGTTTTTCTTCGTTTAATTACTTTGTAGGAGGCATTATCTTTAAGTCTGGTAACGAAATAGACACCGTTATCACAAAAATCAGAAAACTGAGCGTAGTTATTGTATCCCTTATCAAAGGTAACAATATCGCCTTTCTTAAGATTCATTTTTCCAAGCGTATTGTTCTCATGCTCTTCTGCATTAGTAATGAACAAATATTCCGGAACTGATTCGCCAACGTCATATTTCACATGGATCTTAACACCGCTTTTTGTCGATCTGAATTTCGCCCATGGGAAATCATTCAGAGAAAATCCGATTGTGGTTGCATCTACGGCATACAGTTTCTTTTCCGTCAACTTACGTGCGCCGCGCTCAAGCGTTGAAAATAATTGATAATACAAGGACTCGAAAAACTCGGAGCCGTGATTTTTATTTGCGTATGAAATCGTTGATCGTTTTATTTCTTTGTTCAGGCCGAGATGGTAAAAAGATTTTTTTTGGCAATTCATTGCATTTTGAATACTACGCAGGCCGTTTTGTCTAGTTATTTGCGCAAAGGCCATGACAACGAATTGATCCCATGTATTGAAATCTTTTCGGAATTTGTCTGATTCCATCGTTTTGCACAGTTTATCAAATTCAGGTCTCTTAACTTGTGATAGAAGCTGTCCAAAAAGTGTGTTATAGTTATTCATACCCGATTTCCTTTTGTGGTAAAGGTTTGTGTGGTAACAAAACTGTATCACGGAAATCGGGTTTTTAAAATAGTTCTATTTATCTTGGACAGCAGTGTTCTTATTTTATTAATTATTGGCATAAGCAATTCGGCATCTTTATGTTTTTTAGCCACATCATAAAATATGAATACAAATAAACTTATTGGTACAATGATTATTTCTATAATGACAGGAAATACATAAGTGTTTGCCAATAATTCAATAAACACTAAAAAGGTAATATTATCTTTTAATCTAGATACTATACTAAAATCTTTAATTTTATTAGTTATTATTTTTTGAGTAAAATACAATCCGCTAATACAGAACCATAATATTGAATCCTTTATCAACCCAATATTTAAGTGATAAATTTTATTTACTCCATATAAAATTATTCCAAAATAGATTATTGAAATAATAATGTATGCTTGTATTTGCCTTGAGAAGAAATTTTTAACAACTTTACCAAATGATTTACGAACATCTTTTATCGTAAACGCGTAAATCATAAAAGATAAAAGCCAAAAGACTAAGGCTATTTCTCTATTTGATAATATATTCATTTTATTTTGTCGCGCCGAAGGCGTCGTTCTAACATTTATTTAACCTGCATTGCGTACATTGGCGCACTTTTTGCCGAGCGAAGCGACTAGCAAAAAGTGTGACAATAGCAATGTCAGGTTGAAATAGTTGTTATCCAATTTTTGGTTTCAGTTCTGCTGTAGCTTCGTTTCCAACTAATTTGTGTACTAAGCTTTTTACTTTTACAAACGTTACCAACGTCTTAAATTTTAATACGCAACAAAAATATTTCCTACAGAAAGCTCCGTTATGTTTTTATTCTACAGCAGCTTTATACAAAACATTTTTCTTATTTTTATCTCTTTTCTTCTATTATATAAGACCAAATCCAGTCCAATTATCTTGATTCGTTTCTGCAAAACATCAAGATCCTATTGTATAAAACAATAGAATGATAACCAGTAACTGAATCAGTTACTTATTTTTGATTTGCTTCATACAAGCCACTGTAAGGTTATTTCTCGAAACCAATTGTGCAGGATTCTCATTTTACTGCTGAATAACCACAGTAATCTAAAAACCTTATATCCAGGATCTTTTCAATTCAAGATGTTAAAATCAATTGAAAAGCAACGTCCTACAGTCGCCTTAAATTCTTGGAAGTGAAAACGGAACACTGCTTTGCTGTTTTATTTTTAATGGATCTTCAGCATTTGTCGCGAGAGCTTGCACAGTAATCCAAATTATAATTCGAGATTTATAAGCGTTTTTAGTTCTTCTATCCTCGCCCGCCGAAGGCGTGGGGATAACATTTGCTTAACCTGTAATTCCGGCCCGAAGGGATTGGCGTGAAAATTGCACTAAAGGAGCGTAGCGACGACTGCAATTTTCATGACAAAAGGAATTATCAGGTTGAAGCAGTTGTTAGATAATTTTTTTCTTACCAAACTTCAATTAATTGTTTCAAATAATCTTTATCAAAAGATACGGAAGAGAATATCTGCTCATATTTACTATCAGCAGTCAAATCTCCAGGCGGATTACCAAGAGTATCAAAAAGCAATCTATATCTTGGTAAATCATTCTCATTTATTTCAAAGTATTTTTTAATATTTTGTGGAACTGATGTGAAATCGTAAGCTTCGCTATTTATTACTGCAGAATTATATTTTTTAATTTTCAATATTTTATAGTAGTTATGATTTGATGTTGTTTCAAAATCCCAAGTATTATTTCCCAATTTAACTGCCTTTATTTTTAAACTAATTAGCAATTTCTTATTTTCAATTTTCCAATCACCAAAAATATATTGGATATCATTTAATCCAGCATGATCTTTGTAAACCCTGAACATTCTATTTGGATAAAAAGTAATTGAAATTCCTAATCCACTATTTTCTATATACTGATTATTATAAGTATCAACAAACCAAGAACCAATATTGTTTATTTCATCACTGGTTAATTTATATTTTTTAATAAAATAGAAACTATTATTAACACTCTTAAAATTAGTATCTACAGATTCAAATATACCTTCGTCTATAAATGATTGATATTGATTTTTTTTATTACAACTAACAAGAAATGCACTTATCATACATACAATTAATACTACAGTTATTTTCTTCATTTTTCCCCGCCCGCCGGAGGCGTGTATCTAACAT from Teretinema zuelzerae carries:
- a CDS encoding IS4 family transposase, whose product is MNNYNTLFGQLLSQVKRPEFDKLCKTMESDKFRKDFNTWDQFVVMAFAQITRQNGLRSIQNAMNCQKKSFYHLGLNKEIKRSTISYANKNHGSEFFESLYYQLFSTLERGARKLTEKKLYAVDATTIGFSLNDFPWAKFRSTKSGVKIHVKYDVGESVPEYLFITNAEEHENNTLGKMNLKKGDIVTFDKGYNNYAQFSDFCDNGVYFVTRLKDNASYKVIKRRKTHTTKISSDHIIQFTGQVAKSKCPNELRRIRTVDNETGSAIILLTNMISCSAEKVAEIYRKRWHIELFFKTIKQNLKIKRFYGTSENAVKTQIWIAMIVYLLYIMLKKSTGSITKCFTHFISEISVSLFQRIDLNLWFAGSSPPVSVHAPDVSCMQFEFCL